AGAATACTCCTGTCAGACGAAAGACAAGAGGCAATATCGAATATTACCAACGTTAAGCAAGTGCTTATTGAACATTGTATAatagattaaatatataaaacaaacattatTTAATAGTTCTATTTACTAATACGTTTTTAAGATaacaaaagctatggtttttccagtagtcatgtatgcttatgagagttggaccataaagaaggctgagcactgaagaactgaggcttttgaactgtggtgttggtcttcaagagaagactcttgagagtcccttggattgcaaggagatccaaccagttcatcctaaaggaaatcagtcctgaatattcattagaaggactgatgctgaagctgaagctacaatactttggccacctgatgcgaagagcaggctcattggaaaaagaccgtgatgctgggaaagattgaaggcaggaagagaaggcgtgacagaggatgagatggttggatgtcatcactgactcaatagccACGAAcattagcaaactctgggagatagtagaggtcggaggagcctggcgtgctatatataatccatgaggtcacacagcgCGGTCATCTGTTGTTCAGACGAGCAACTGAGCGACGAGATAAAGAATATTCTTATATCCCTTACACTACAAGAAAAAATACTTTGGCTTCCGGGGGATCAACCTTGAATTTCTGCTCTTTGTGCATTTGAGCAGCTGGTTTAAAATGCTGTTTCCTCACTGTTCTTCTATAAGGAACTCGGGGCTGCCAGAACCGTCCTGTGTCCCCGGTCCTGGCGTCCTAGTAACGAGTGGTCAGCACTGAGACAGATTCTCCCCCGGTTCCACCCCAGACCTCCATCCCGGGAACTCCCGTTGGTCTGGACGCTTGGCAGCCCGAGGCAGAAGCCCCTGGCCGTGGAATCCAGGCCAGACAGCCCACCTCCCGGTGGGAGGACAGAAGGGCTGGGAATGTTCCCCAGCAAAAGCCTTTCTAAGTTAAGAAACTTTTATGAAAACACCTGATTTTTCCTGACTATGAAAGTGAGGACGGGGTCAGtgattttaattttgtcttttaaaggcATCGTACgtattggtggctcagagggtaaagcatctgcccacagtgcgggagacccaggttcaatccctgattgggaagatctcctggagaaggaaatggcaacccactccagtattcttgccgggaaaaccccatggagggaggagcctggtgagctacagtccatggggtcacaaagagtcgggcacgactgggcgacttcactttcacttaaaggcATCTCCCCTTTAAGGTGATGCTTCTGCTTTCTCTgaagtaaaaattataatatgtaaGTACATAATAATATGCAATTACCATTTCATAATTATATCTTACAATTGTAGTACAATCACATAATATACAATTATACGATAACATTATTAATCTGACTTGCAAAACAGTGAGTGTGTCCATAGACAGGACGGGCTGTGCTGCTGGTGAAAACCGCCCCAGCGAGCCAGTGGCTGGAGACGGCAGGGGACTGGGGCCCCTGCGGCCCATCCGGCAGGGCGCATGTGCAGGGGCCTCGCCTCTGAGCGGCGGCCGTCACCGCGCGTGCGTGGCTCCCAGCTTCTGCACTGCTGTGACACAGGTCCCCTGTCCTTACATCTCATGGCCAGAGGCAGTCACAGGGTCACTCCTGACCCAGGGTGGCTGGGATGTGCCATCCCACCCTGTGGGCAGCCACCAACTCGGCAGGCAGCTCTGCCCACTACCGCTCCCCTCCGCAGAGCACAGTGCCCACAAGACAGCCAAGACGGAGCAGTCAGAGGGCCAGAGACACGCAACAAAGTTGTGCCTGTGGTCCATTCCTGCCCGGACTAGCGTCGCCGCAGCCTCAGAGCGAGCGAGGCGAGAGAGCCCGCCACCTCTCAGCTGTGTCTTCAGGAGTCTGCGCTGGGACCATCTTCGAGGGCCAGTGGAACCCACAGACGCCCCGAAGCCCCCAACAGAGCCCCTGGATCCGAAGTGTTGCCGGGCTGGGGAGAGGGACGGAAGGGGCACAGAgtgaggccagtccccaggccccAGAGACGCGTCGGCCCCCCGGGGACCAGCACCGACCAAGCCAGCAGAGCCTGAAGCCACGCGGTGACGTAGGGGTGGTAACCGGCCACGGGGAAGCAGGGTCCCGCTCGAGGGATacactgaggccaggaagggcccGTCGGGGCACCCCCGCGTCCCCCAAACCCATGAGGCGCCCCTCTCAGCTGGAAACAGGGTGACCACGGACGGAAGTAAAGACGAGGCCGGCAGGGTGAGCCCTGGCCCAGAGTGGCTGCGTTCTGGTGCAGGGGCACGTGGACACAGAGCCCGAGACACACGTGGGGAGACTGCTCCGGGGCCGTGGCCACAGGGTCCCGGAGCAGGGCCAGCCCACGGCAGGACGCACGCCCGGCTAGGCCCCGGACCGCCACCTCTGGAGCCGTGAGAGAGGCTCGCTCACGGGGTCCCAGACCCCGCGTCCCTCCCCGGGGCAGCCCTGAGCCCACACACAGTCGGGTCTGAGCGGAGGGTGGCCCACGTGTGACCCAGCGTCCTGGCCACATCCTCTCTGGGGCGTCCGGGTCCCGGGCAGGAAGAGCGCCTCATGCTCACtttcaaacagaaaatgaaaaggttgCTAAACGTATAAGTAATTTTAACTGAGCCGTTGATCTGGATGCTTTTAAAGTAAAACAGTAAGTATTTCTGCGGCCCTTTGAAGTCGGCCCCGGCTCCTCGCCTCCCTCGGGTTATTTTACAGCCATTaagaatgtgttccttttatcTGGGGCCTTCAATTAATTGGATTTCAAAAAATACTCTGAAATggattttttcatataaaaaccAGCTAAGTCCTGGAGGACGCTCCTGGATGATTAACTGCCGTAGTAATTGAAAGCCGGCGGCTACACTGGTCACCTCCGGGGAGCCACCGGCCACACTGGGGTCTGACGGGGGATCTGCAGGGCTCCCCGGATGCGGTGGGGACAGGGGACCACCTTCGGACGGCGGCACGACTCCCGAGTCACCCCAGGACAGGGACACGCGAGGGGTGCCGGCGCCCCTCCACTGCATCCTTGCTGAGCGGAGAGCACCCTGGGGGCCTGGGGTGCAGCCTCCCACAAGCCGCCGACCCCCGAACCCctctgggagggagaggagaggagggcaacACCCGGGCAGCAGGCGGAGGCCACGGCGCAGTGGCCCTCCCTGCACCCACTCCGCATCTGCTGACCTGTGCACAGGCCACTAGGTACCCAgccacctcctccctgagcaAGTATTCTGTGCAGAGACTGCAGGAGACCGGTCCGGGGTACTGCGGAGGGGGCGCAGCTCTTCTTCCATCCGGGGAGCACACTCCTTCTCCGGGCAAACGCCAGGCGGACGCCCAGGGAGGCTCCTGGTTGAAGGGTCTCACCCCACACTGTTGGGGGAGGTCCCCGACACGAATACTAGCTCACCCACTAGGGTTAGGTTTCCACGTCTTTCCAccctgctttctttcctcttttctatgTGAAGGGCTTCAGAACAATATTCAAGTTCCAGGGCAATGGTGTGCACTGTTTCTCTCCTCTAAGATCTACAATAACGTCCTCTCCTTTGGACGTCCGTTCGGGGCTAGGGCATAGGCAATTCAAGGTTGGGCCCAGAGAACATGTTACGTTTAAGCACACCAACTACAGACGTGGTGTGGGTTAACAAATCTCCCTGAAATCTGCCAACGCACCTCAACGTCACAGACACACGTGCTCCGAAAACAAGGAGTAACCAAACCACACGTGCCGACCTCTGCAGCCGCGGCCTCCTTCCCACCTGAGAGGAAGGGAGGCGAGACGCAGGCACGCCGCTTCAGGCCCGCCCGGCGCCTCGAGGTCCCCCAGGCAGGGGCCAGGCCGCAGGTCCCTGGGCCTAGTCCGGATGCCATGCTGCTCTGaaaccaggaaaccctctcaaaCTGTGCTGGAAGCCGTTCGGAGCTGGGAGCTGAACTTCAAAGGGGAGAAAGGAAGCGAGAAAGGTTCCCCTGCAGCCCCCGAGCCAGAGGGAAATAGGCTCCCCAGAGGACACTTTGCAAAGATGAAGGAGGCTGCTTGCTGCAGCCCTGGGACCCGGGTCCCACTACACAGCTCAGTCAGGCCAGGGAGTGTGACTGAGGCCTGGCGCCTTCCAAGACCAGCAGCATCCCTGGGACAGCCGGGCCCGGGGGTCTCTCCAAAGCTGTCGTCACTCAGGAACAGTCCCTTCAGCATCCTGTCAGGGCCGGGTGAGAGCCTCTTGTCCTTCCTGCGTCCTCGGGGGGCAGGGGGCCGTGGACGCCCAGACCCCTGGGCAACAGCAAGCACGCGGGCAGTGTGGGAGCTGGCCTCGTCAGCGCCAGCTCGGGCTCTCAACCCCCAAATGCCTCTGCAAGTCACAGCAAGGCTCAGGCGAGGGGGGAGGATACAGGCAGGCCAAGCCCTGGGGCCCAGAGACTTCTGCTTCAGATTGCACTCCGACTCTGccaacaggaaaacaaaagaggGATTGAAAGGTGCTTCCTGGGGAGCCAGGACTGACCAGGGGGTGGCACAGCGGCAGGCAGCTCGTGCCAGgccggggtggtggtgggggggaacGGCAGccctccagaggagcccaggcTGCTGCTCACTTCCCAGAAGGACCACTCCAGTGCCGAAGAGAAACCTTGCCAGCCAGGGCTGTTTCGTCATTTCCTCAGAGCCAGGAGGGCCTGGCAGTGTGGCAGGAGGGCTGGGGCAGCCCCTGGAGCTCAGGGGCTAGGGGACAGAGGGTGGCCACGGAGGCTTCCGGCCCTCGGTCAGGGGCCAGAGCCAGGTCCGGGCTGACAGCATCCAGATGACGGTCTCTGGGCGAGTCCAGGGAGGGGAAGCCCTCGCTCCCAAGGAAGGCCTCCCAGTGGCGCCACCCCCAGACGCCTGGAGTGGTCAGGGCTACAGAGACCCTGCAGGAACGGAGCCTCCGGGCTGCCTGGGTTCCCTGACGCAGCGGTGTGTTGTTGCTAAAGAGGGAGGCCCTGGTGAATGTGAATTGAGTTTATCACCCAATCAAGGTCGTAAACACAAGCCTGCCTTGCTCATCTTCAGCTATGAAAAGAATCTTAGTCCAGGTAAGCTCTCCCTCTCGGGGAGGTGGCGGCCTGTCTTGTTGGCCCCGGGGCACAGCCCAGAGCATCGAGCacagcaggagggaggggacaaaaAAAACAGAGCTGAGCTGCAGGCAAaccccagccctccccagggTGCAACTCGCTGCCCCTCATCTCCTTCCCGCTGGACACCCCCTCCCAGAACACTTCCATCAGCCCAGGGCAGAAGGATAGGGATGTGCCTGCAAGGAGGCAGCCTGGAGGAGGCCTGGCCTCCTGTTACAGAGCAGGCCCAGAGGCCAGAGCTGATCCCTTCCCCCTACAGAAGCCACTGGAAGCACAAGGGCCAGGAAGCTGGGGCGGGGGGACAGGCACTGGCCCCCTCCTCTCCCAGAGGAAGCCCCACCGGTCCACCTTGACAACACCAGACACAAAGTCGCCCCAGCCTGGAGCACCACCCTCCACCAGTGAAGCCTGGCAAACACTCGCGGCCTTTCCACCTGCTGCAGAGAAGGGGTCAGCTGGCAGCAAGTAACTTTTCAGGCCTTCTCCAAGTCAGCAAGCCTCAACCGACACTGACGGGCCAGGAATCACAGCAGAAACAAGTTCAGGGTTCTCTGAAGTTGAAGTGACAAGGATCTGGGAGGGCACCGGGGCAGGGGCTTCAGGGTAGGCTGGGGGAGGGTCAGGGGTCAGCGAAGCCAGGGCCTGGCCCACCACACCGGCCTACCCTCCCAGCCGCAGGGGCAGAAGCCACAGACTGTCCATGTGGAAATGCGCCCGCAGGCCAGAGGCCCAGGCCAGCAGGGCTCCAGAAGGCCTGATAAAGCCCTCCTGGCAGGAGGCCTGGTCCTGGGCAGGTCACAGGTTCACTAGTCCCCAAGCAGGCCCTGTCGCCTGGACACACCCAGATCCACCTGCCCAAGCCCCCTGCCCACAACCAGGCTCTcgcccagcccagggcctgctGCCCTGAGCGTCAGGTCCGTCAGATCCGGTGGGGGCCTAGCGGGGACACAGGGGGAACGTGGGCTCCCCAGGGTGAATGGGCAGCGTGGGGGGAGGGGCGAGAGAGAGGCAGGCCCCGGAGCCAGGACCCCAGCCCCCTCCAAGGAGCACCGGGCCTTCAGCACCCGGGCGCTCCGCTGGATACTAAGGCCAAGACAGGGCTGGGGAGTGAGGACTGGCGAGAGAGGGGCTGAGCGGAGCGGGGAGACCCTGGGGTCCGGTCCCGGAGCGGCTCCGGAGGCCCCAAGAAGCAAAGCCGGGCGCGGGGAGGGCCCTCTGAAGGGCCGTGGACCCCGAGGCCGCCTCGAGCGCTTGGCCCGAGCGCGGCCCTCCTGTTCCGGCCGGAGGGTCCTCTCGAGCCGGggtgcccccgccccccaccccgccgccgtCCGGGGGCGCCCCTCGCCCCGgccccccgcgccccgcgcgcCCCGGTCGCCCCGCGCCGGCCGGGCGGAGGGGAAAAGTCGGCGAGCGCGCGGCGCCCGCGGGGGGAAAGCGTTAATGGGCGGCCGGGTGGGAGCCGCGCGCTCGCTCGCCCACGTCACGCCGGTGCGGGCTCGGCTGACGACCGCGGCGCCTGGGGACGCCGCCGCGCTCCGCTCGCTCGCCAGGTGCTCCGCCTGGAAATGTCTCCATTAGTCGTCGCCCGCTCCCCGCCGGAGCGCGCGCGCCGAGCGGCCGCGCGGAGCCCTCGCGGGCGGCCGGCAGTGGCCCGGCGCCACCGCAGGTAGGCGAGGTCCccgcgcccgcccccgccccggggcTCCGAGACCCCTCCCCCCGGCCGGGGAGGCGGAGGCTCCGCGCGGCCGCCGaggggcgcgggcggcggcggcggcggcggcgactccCCGGTGCGTCCCGGGCTGCGCGCTGCTCTCCGCGGCCCCGGCGCCCGAGCGGCGCGGGCGGGCGCGTCCCCGGCGCAGGTAGGGAGTGGGCCCGGCCGCGCAAACTTTGCGAGGATCGCTGTTGCGCTGGGGGCACAAAGTTTGCTGCCCGCCGGTGGGGTCTCTGGAGGCGGCCGCGTCGGGCGCAAGTGGAGGGAAatcggggggcgggggcggcttGGGGCACCGGGGCCTCGCGGAGCCGGGAGCCTGCGCTGGGACGCCCGGCTGCCAGCCTTCCCGGCTCGGGCGGCGCCTTGGGAGCCAGCGGCGGGGCCGCGGTGGGAAAGCGGGAGGGAACGGGCCGGAGCGCGGGGCGTTTCGCGAGGAAGACTCATCCCGCGCGCCTGCAGCCCGCTCCGGGCTTCGCGGGAGACCTCAGAGGATGCGAAAGAGCGACACGCCAGGCTCGGGGTTCGCGAGTGGGGCTTCGGGACACCTAGAACCCCCGAGCCCCACACCCCGCCCGGTGTCCGAGAGCAGTGGGCGGCACGCACGCCCCCAGGACTGGGCCAGGCGCCTGAGAGAGGAAGGCCCTGCCCTGGGCTGCgcgcccccgccccagcctccTGGCTCGGGTCAACTTCTCTGAGCTGGAGCAGGCCCCCCAGCCCCGCGCCGTGCCCGCTCGACTCTCGGGGCAGGGGAGCGGAGGCCTCAGGGGACGACTCCTGGGACCGGTCAGACCTCGGGGGCTCAACTGGTCTCAGGGGCGAAGCCCTGCCGAGAACAGAGGGGGGTCAGGACCCGGCCTCTCTCTCCAGGGCCCGCCCTGGTTCCGACGGCCGACAGCATCCCTGGGCAACAAGGAGCGCCGAGGACCTCTAGGATTGGGGGCTAATCGTCCTCAGGGCCGCGCACCCGGCTCCCTTGGAATTTAGCAGGCCCGTGGGGGCATCTGACCAAAATCGAGGCGCTGCCTTGTCCGTGGGGAAGCGCTTGGTTTCCGGCAGTTCCTGCCCGCGGGCGTATTTAGAACCGGGGGTCCCTCGAGGAAGTGGGCTCAGGAAGCCGAGTCTATGCAGGCACGTTTAGCTTGATGGTGCCTGAAATTCTGACACTAGGTCTGTCCCGCTCTGAGAGAGAGATCCGGGGACTCAGCTCAAGCCTGGGCCTTTTAGGAAAGCACACGGGAGAGTTATTCCTGCCTTAACTAGGGGACAAAGATGGCCCAGAAAGCACCGGCTTCCGGCAGACGGATCTTGACAGAGGCACAGGTTGGCAGCTGTGTGTCGGGGCGTGCCCGCGAGGGGAGATGGTCTGGGTAACCTGGCCTCCAGGGAGCTTAGCAGGGGCTGTGTGGGCGGCCCGCAAGGCCGGGAGACTCCTCCCGCAGCCCCAAGCTTCCCCAAACTGGGGGGCAGGCGGCCCCTCACGCGGCCAGTCTGGCCTGGGCCAGCGCCGAGGCCCGGGGTCAGAGGCCTAGCAAAGCGCCCCGGGCGAGTGGGGTTTCAGGGCCGGGGAAAGAAGACGGCCGGCGAGACCCGGGAGGGCGGGACTGCGAGTGTCTGACCGGGCTCAGGCTGGAAAGGAAAACAGGCGAACTAGCGGCGAGGGTCAAGACAGCCCCCTGAAACCCCTCCCCCCGAGCCGCGCGGCCGGCTGCGCCCACCGCGCGCCGAGGGTGTGCAGCTCTGCTCTGAAGATGAATGGTGCATGTTCAGGGCGCCGTTTCCCGCGAGCCGCGGCCGAGTCTCTGGGGAGGAAATGGGCGCGGCCTGCACGCGGCGAGCCGTGGCCCCGAGGCGCTGGCCGCTGGGACCTGCGCGGTGGCTTCCTCCTCGGCGGCTGAACGCTTCCAGTCGCCGGGcgaagcggggggggggggggggtccgcCCACGGGAATGGGGCGAGGAAAGGGTGCCGAATGCCTTCCTCCAGTGAAGACGGCCGCTCCCTGAGCCCTCGGCCACCCCTGCTCGggcgccctcccctccccatcacccGGGGAGAGTGAGTTGTTTGTAAACAATAAATAATGGAAAGTAGGAGGATGTTTCCTAAAAGCCTCGGCCGCGCAGGAAAACgcggaggaggggggaggagggcagagtgggggaggggaggcgccGCGGCGCAGGAGGGAGAGCGATGGAGAGATTCATTTCTGCCGAGAAACCCCGGTGGCTAGCTCCTTATTATTTACAGGAAGGTGATATTAGCAATTCAGGTGAGAAAAAGAAACGCGGCCACCATGAAATCAATACAGAATTCAAAAACAATTATTAATGTCATTTGACTCGTGTTCTCTATATATCTCTTCCGGCTACAGACGCTAAACTGTCTGAATAATTTGCATGGAGCGGCTATTCATTATTTCCGAGGATTTTCTTTGGCGGGCCGCTCGGACGTGGCCGGCTGAGGTCCAGCGCGATCGGAGAACTCGTACTTTTCATCTGTAAATTAAAGCAATTACGCAGCAGATATTATAGGATGCGTACTGTGGTCTCCAGAGAGTCATCAATCACCTTGAACCAAGCTGTCAGAGCGGGCAGATTTCGTTTCTGGGAGGCAGGTTTGCAGCTGGGGAGAGGGCGAGAACGTCATCATTAATTAGAGGGTGACCCTGGGGCGATTCACAggtctgaacccagggatcgttCCCAGCAAGTCTGCACAGCGCCGCCGCGAACGGCTCCCTCCCGGCGGCCGCGGGAGGCCTGGCCGGGCGGGAGCTGCAGGGGCGAGCCCGGGCCCCGCTGGGTGGCTGCGCCGAA
The nucleotide sequence above comes from Budorcas taxicolor isolate Tak-1 chromosome 20, Takin1.1, whole genome shotgun sequence. Encoded proteins:
- the LOC128066041 gene encoding collagen alpha-1(I) chain-like, encoding MAGPGPAGGAGRVLSEGAGVAWPLLGGRGLLDTGRAKQKSRLMQPQARKTFLSGEETRPGRRRGGHSALARPGGAGTGGRAARDEGARPEQMNFLRGAVNIAPTWKAGRQAAPRAGARRQRAARSDYCLTGTGRSLPAVRTPQRAAVPKLARPRRAVRIWGSECPECVGRGPPRSPPPRGSVGQRVCHCRPPGTGGAGPSSSSPFPLGAPALPLLAPARPAGRPPPAVPCPSRLNWGLPDSPARSEEQAAGDARATWNPGLPSAQPPSGARARPCSSRPARPPAAAGREPFAAALCKPASQKRNLPALTAWFKVIDDSLETTELPETKRFPTDKAAPRFWSDAPTGLLNSKGAGASPLRPVEPPRSDRSQESSPEASAPLPRESSGHGAGLGGLLQLREVDPSQEAGAGARSPGQGLPLSGAWPSPGGVRAAHCSRTPGGVWGSGVLGVPKPHSRTPSLACRSFASSEVSREARSGLQARGMSLPRETPRAPARSLPLSHRGPAAGSQGAARAGKAGSRASQRRLPAPRGPGAPSRPRPPISLHLRPTRPPPETPPAGSKLCAPSATAILAKFARPGPLPTCAGDAPARAARAPGPRRAARSPGRTGESPPPPPPPAPLGGRAEPPPPRPGGGVSEPRGGGGRGDLAYLRWRRATAEHLASERSAAASPGAAVVSRARTGVTWASERAAPTRPPINAFPPRAPRARRLFPSARPARGDRGARGAGGRGEGRPRTAAGWGAGAPRLERTLRPEQEGRARAKRSRRPRGPRPFRGPSPRPALLLGASGAAPGPDPRVSPLRSAPLSPVLTPQPCLGLSIQRSARVLKARCSLEGAGVLAPGPASLSPLPPRCPFTLGSPRSPCVPARPPPDLTDLTLRAAGPGLGESLVVGRGLGQVDLGVSRRQGLLGD